A part of Halobacillus shinanisalinarum genomic DNA contains:
- a CDS encoding BCCT family transporter: protein MSLAMKEETEHQKSPKKKTRRGVFIPAFVIVGGGALLGIVNNKLLTDISMKGFIGSLQGLGWLYQIISIVALITVSIVTFSKIGNVRLGGSEAKPKFPFASWFAMALTGGIATGVITYGVNEPIIYFGSIYGEMAQTSIEPGTSMAAIFAMGRSLYNWTFIPYAMYSLSGLVVAYMYFNRKQQLSVSGTLTPLFGNKITKGIWPSIIDTLAVLAIALGLASSLGAGLALIGSGIETIYGINQGPVVWLVLVFIITGMFTLSALKGLDKGIRKMAIFNVNIFYILLILLLVIGPTLYILQSTTTGFGYWLQNFWVWGLDSGTIGGDALVMWWTLYDWTIWVAYAPLMGIFLAIISYGRTIRQFMLINWILPAVFSILWFGVFGGTALHWQQNNTVDLVSTIKESGAVAALWTFLANLPLAAIIIPVVMIALILSFATAADSMVRAIATLCTVNIRFDEEPQKWKMLLWAISIAIIAYVMVAFAGGAQGVDGVKYLAALGGSAVLLVFVLQVISAIKMFFIDKIEK, encoded by the coding sequence ATGTCATTGGCAATGAAGGAAGAGACTGAACACCAAAAAAGTCCAAAGAAGAAAACGCGTAGAGGAGTATTTATCCCTGCATTTGTTATTGTCGGAGGAGGGGCCCTTCTAGGGATTGTAAACAATAAGTTGTTGACTGATATATCTATGAAAGGATTTATTGGTTCTTTACAAGGACTTGGATGGCTTTATCAAATCATATCCATTGTTGCGTTAATTACTGTAAGCATTGTGACATTTTCTAAAATCGGAAATGTTAGGTTGGGAGGATCGGAAGCAAAACCTAAATTTCCATTTGCTTCTTGGTTCGCGATGGCCCTAACGGGTGGAATTGCAACTGGAGTCATTACCTACGGGGTAAACGAGCCAATTATTTATTTTGGTAGTATCTATGGGGAAATGGCGCAAACAAGCATTGAGCCAGGGACTTCCATGGCTGCAATCTTTGCGATGGGACGTTCTTTATATAATTGGACGTTTATCCCGTATGCTATGTATTCGTTAAGTGGATTGGTAGTTGCTTACATGTATTTTAATCGAAAACAACAGTTATCTGTTTCGGGAACCCTGACTCCGTTGTTTGGAAATAAAATAACAAAGGGGATATGGCCTAGTATTATAGATACACTTGCTGTTTTAGCAATTGCGCTTGGCTTAGCCTCCTCTTTAGGTGCAGGATTGGCATTGATAGGATCGGGTATTGAAACAATTTATGGTATTAATCAGGGACCTGTAGTTTGGTTAGTGTTAGTCTTCATTATTACTGGTATGTTCACGCTTTCTGCTTTAAAAGGTTTAGACAAAGGGATCCGTAAAATGGCAATCTTCAATGTAAATATATTTTATATACTATTAATTTTGCTATTGGTTATCGGTCCAACCTTATATATACTACAATCTACCACTACAGGTTTTGGATATTGGCTACAGAATTTCTGGGTATGGGGTCTTGATTCAGGTACTATTGGCGGGGATGCCCTTGTTATGTGGTGGACGTTGTACGACTGGACAATTTGGGTTGCATATGCACCATTAATGGGGATTTTTCTTGCCATAATTTCATATGGTCGTACGATTCGTCAATTTATGTTAATAAATTGGATTTTACCGGCTGTATTTAGCATCCTATGGTTCGGTGTCTTTGGAGGTACAGCTTTACACTGGCAGCAGAACAACACTGTTGACTTAGTGTCGACTATTAAAGAGAGTGGGGCAGTGGCAGCATTATGGACATTCTTAGCCAATTTACCTTTGGCAGCAATTATCATTCCTGTGGTGATGATTGCTCTAATTCTATCTTTTGCTACTGCTGCGGATTCAATGGTTCGTGCAATTGCAACATTATGTACTGTTAACATTCGTTTTGATGAAGAACCACAAAAATGGAAGATGCTTCTTTGGGCCATATCAATTGCAATTATAGCATACGTTATGGTTGCTTTCGCTGGAGGAGCGCAAGGCGTTGATGGTGTTAAATATCTGGCAGCACTTGGTGGATCTGCTGTTCTATTGGTCTTTGTTCTTCAGGTGATTTCTGCGATTAAAATGTTTTTTATAGATAAAATTGAAAAATAA
- a CDS encoding SDR family oxidoreductase yields the protein MSNNIEGKIVVLTGASSGIGEATAKELAGHGAKLVLAARREERLQELQKAIENKGGEARYKVTDVVSTEQMQELAQFALDTYGKIDVMVNNAGLMPQSLLHKLKTDEWDRMIDVNIKGVLYGIAAVLPHMRERKAGHIINVSSVAGHEVFPGSAVYSGSKFAVRAITEGLRKEEAANNIRTTILSPGAIDTELTETITDSDVKQGVDELYKQAIHPDSMARAIRYAVAEPGDVSVNELIVRPTSQEL from the coding sequence ATGTCCAACAATATCGAAGGAAAAATTGTCGTCTTAACAGGTGCGTCCAGTGGAATTGGGGAGGCAACCGCGAAGGAGCTTGCTGGTCATGGTGCCAAACTCGTCCTGGCTGCTCGCCGTGAAGAACGACTGCAGGAATTACAAAAGGCTATCGAAAACAAAGGTGGAGAGGCTCGATACAAAGTGACAGATGTTGTTTCCACAGAACAAATGCAGGAACTGGCACAATTTGCGCTTGATACCTACGGGAAAATCGATGTGATGGTGAACAATGCTGGTTTAATGCCGCAATCGCTGTTGCATAAACTGAAGACTGACGAGTGGGATCGTATGATTGATGTTAATATTAAAGGCGTTCTTTATGGAATCGCAGCGGTACTACCGCATATGCGTGAAAGAAAAGCAGGGCATATTATCAATGTGTCATCCGTAGCGGGTCACGAAGTTTTTCCTGGCAGTGCGGTCTACAGTGGAAGTAAGTTTGCCGTCCGTGCAATTACCGAAGGACTGAGAAAAGAGGAAGCAGCGAACAATATTCGAACGACGATTCTTTCTCCAGGTGCGATAGATACTGAATTAACTGAAACCATTACCGACAGTGACGTAAAACAGGGTGTGGACGAGCTTTACAAACAAGCAATTCACCCTGATTCTATGGCTCGAGCAATTCGTTATGCCGTGGCAGAACCTGGCGATGTATCCGTTAATGAATTGATCGTTCGGCCTACTTCGCAAGAGTTATAA